A genome region from Thermoanaerobaculia bacterium includes the following:
- a CDS encoding TonB family protein: MSLILVVESEGRHAERVRDGLGSDGWQVEVVSSCEAAVAAVADRAPQLVIVNAELPGAPEMLRSFSRAQGGPGSIALLPEIVGKDLGHLEADESLIKPFTEKDLRQLARRVASSARTPRKSETEVDADPKRLTSHELFGDLLAEVENEVEGVLPAKSPEAAPRPAPAPVAPVAGARSLEMEQRLERTLSGLTKDDRPVAAPPKKASTQIDDMLTRTLSGLDMPKKSIKAATPAAPASPAPAPRPTPAPAPPPAVTAKPEPAPPAPSTPPAAPPAAATAAIPLVPPPAVVPPPAAKPPAPTPPAAPKPPATPATPAMAAPAARKQSREIDLAQLDELAKPRARESTPSARPAAKEGFATQKISIQPSFLQPPSSEFGQYTLLERIAVGGMAEVWKARMKGVEGFQKTVAIKKILPHLTDSSDFVTMFIDEAKLAAQLNHNNIIHIYDLGKIGDDYFIAMEFVDGKDLRSILNSARAESRPLPLGLALLVGSRLASALDHAHRQKDFEGRALGLVHRDVSPQNVLISYEGDIKLCDFGIVKAVTKASKTQMGALKGKLQYMSPEQAWGRPVDARSDIFSLGSLLFEMLTGRRLFSGESEMSVLDAVREGRIQAPRDLDPRLPLEVNALVLKALARDPDDRFSSAGEMQREIDGILASLKPAPSQADLGVYLHQLFAAEAAAGAAPAFSGALPSIAPAPAARSAAAPPSAAVPGRQPEVAVVAPTGVSKIEEPDAGRSGKMLWIAIGGVAAAGLIAYFALGRGKASAPSTPPAATEIAAPTQDVANATGTAGTSEAGTPAAPATTVSEVPAAPPAAAPAAGQNVDQLVSDEVKRREEELKRKYEEELARRKAELDKLNTKPPAAAQAPATVAAAPPVAQEVPVETAPAPAPAEPEVVAPPAAEPVVEAPPAAPAAPLVKEGDLVRPGAGVKPPVLVSLTKPEYPAMARRMKVEGTVIVSLLVDETGRVAETRLESGVSQKVGINEAAVAAAKSAVFSPATKSGVRVKMWYQLKIPFKL, encoded by the coding sequence ATGTCGTTGATCCTCGTCGTTGAATCGGAAGGCCGCCACGCTGAGCGCGTGCGCGACGGCCTCGGCTCGGACGGCTGGCAGGTGGAAGTCGTCTCGAGCTGTGAAGCCGCGGTGGCCGCAGTGGCGGATCGCGCCCCGCAGCTCGTCATCGTCAACGCCGAGTTGCCGGGTGCTCCAGAGATGCTGCGCAGCTTTTCGCGGGCCCAGGGCGGACCGGGATCGATCGCGCTCCTGCCAGAGATCGTGGGCAAAGACCTGGGGCATCTCGAAGCCGACGAGTCGCTGATCAAGCCGTTCACCGAGAAGGACCTTCGGCAGCTCGCGCGCCGTGTCGCGAGCAGCGCGCGCACGCCGCGCAAGAGCGAGACCGAGGTCGATGCCGACCCGAAGAGGCTGACCTCGCACGAGCTGTTCGGCGACCTGCTCGCCGAAGTCGAAAACGAGGTCGAGGGCGTGCTGCCGGCGAAGAGCCCCGAGGCCGCCCCCCGACCGGCGCCGGCGCCGGTCGCTCCGGTTGCCGGCGCGCGATCGCTGGAGATGGAGCAGCGCCTCGAGCGCACCCTCTCCGGTTTGACGAAGGACGACCGGCCGGTCGCCGCGCCGCCCAAGAAGGCTTCGACGCAGATCGACGACATGCTGACGCGGACGCTCTCCGGTCTCGACATGCCGAAGAAGTCGATCAAGGCGGCGACCCCGGCCGCGCCGGCGAGCCCCGCGCCGGCGCCACGGCCCACGCCCGCCCCTGCGCCCCCCCCCGCAGTCACCGCGAAGCCAGAGCCGGCGCCACCCGCGCCGTCCACACCACCCGCTGCGCCGCCCGCGGCAGCCACGGCGGCGATCCCGCTCGTCCCTCCGCCGGCTGTGGTGCCCCCCCCGGCCGCCAAGCCCCCCGCTCCCACGCCGCCCGCGGCGCCCAAACCGCCGGCCACTCCGGCGACGCCCGCCATGGCCGCGCCCGCGGCGCGCAAGCAGAGCCGGGAGATCGACCTGGCCCAGCTCGATGAGCTTGCCAAGCCGCGCGCCAGGGAGAGCACGCCTTCGGCACGGCCCGCCGCCAAGGAGGGTTTCGCCACCCAGAAGATCTCCATCCAGCCCTCCTTCCTGCAGCCGCCGTCGAGTGAGTTCGGGCAGTACACGCTGCTCGAGCGGATCGCCGTCGGCGGCATGGCGGAGGTCTGGAAGGCGCGGATGAAAGGCGTCGAGGGTTTCCAGAAGACGGTCGCGATCAAGAAGATCCTGCCCCACCTCACCGACAGCTCCGACTTCGTCACGATGTTCATCGACGAGGCGAAGCTCGCCGCCCAGCTCAATCACAACAACATCATCCACATCTACGACCTCGGCAAGATCGGCGACGACTATTTCATCGCAATGGAGTTCGTGGACGGCAAGGACCTGCGCTCGATCCTGAACAGCGCGCGCGCCGAAAGCCGCCCGCTGCCGCTCGGCCTGGCTCTGCTGGTCGGTTCGCGGCTCGCCTCGGCGCTCGATCATGCGCACCGGCAGAAGGACTTCGAAGGCCGGGCCCTGGGCCTCGTGCATCGCGACGTCTCGCCCCAGAATGTCCTGATCAGTTACGAAGGCGACATCAAGCTCTGCGACTTCGGGATCGTCAAGGCGGTCACCAAAGCGTCGAAGACCCAGATGGGCGCTCTCAAAGGCAAGCTCCAGTACATGTCCCCCGAGCAGGCCTGGGGACGCCCCGTCGATGCGCGTTCCGACATCTTCTCGCTCGGCTCGCTGCTGTTCGAGATGCTGACCGGCAGGAGGCTCTTCTCCGGCGAAAGCGAGATGTCGGTCCTCGACGCCGTGCGCGAGGGCCGGATCCAGGCGCCGCGGGATCTCGACCCGAGGCTGCCGCTGGAGGTGAACGCGCTGGTTCTCAAGGCACTGGCGCGCGATCCCGACGACCGCTTCTCCTCGGCCGGCGAGATGCAACGCGAAATCGACGGCATTCTCGCCTCGCTCAAGCCGGCGCCTTCGCAGGCGGACCTCGGCGTTTACCTGCACCAGCTCTTCGCCGCCGAAGCCGCGGCAGGTGCGGCTCCGGCCTTCTCGGGGGCACTGCCGTCGATCGCGCCAGCTCCCGCCGCGCGCAGCGCCGCCGCCCCCCCGTCAGCGGCGGTGCCGGGGCGGCAGCCGGAGGTCGCGGTCGTGGCTCCGACCGGCGTCTCGAAGATCGAAGAGCCCGACGCTGGACGCAGCGGCAAGATGCTCTGGATCGCCATCGGAGGCGTCGCGGCCGCCGGCCTCATCGCCTACTTCGCGCTCGGCCGCGGTAAGGCGTCCGCACCCTCGACCCCGCCCGCGGCGACCGAGATCGCGGCGCCGACGCAGGACGTCGCGAATGCCACAGGCACTGCGGGAACCAGCGAGGCCGGCACTCCCGCGGCGCCCGCGACCACGGTGTCCGAGGTGCCGGCCGCGCCGCCGGCAGCGGCACCCGCCGCAGGACAGAACGTCGACCAGTTGGTGAGCGACGAGGTCAAGCGGCGCGAGGAAGAGCTCAAGCGGAAATACGAAGAGGAGCTCGCGCGCCGCAAGGCCGAGCTCGACAAGCTGAACACCAAGCCGCCGGCGGCCGCGCAAGCGCCGGCGACCGTCGCGGCCGCACCGCCGGTCGCGCAGGAAGTCCCGGTCGAGACGGCACCGGCACCCGCCCCGGCCGAGCCCGAGGTGGTCGCGCCGCCCGCCGCCGAGCCGGTCGTCGAAGCGCCGCCAGCGGCGCCGGCGGCGCCGCTGGTCAAGGAAGGCGATCTCGTCCGGCCGGGCGCCGGAGTGAAGCCGCCAGTTCTTGTCAGCCTCACGAAACCAGAGTATCCTGCGATGGCTCGACGCATGAAAGTGGAGGGGACAGTCATCGTGTCCCTGCTGGTCGACGAGACCGGCCGAGTCGCGGAAACGCGCCTCGAAAGCGGAGTGTCGCAGAAGGTCGGCATCAACGAAGCGGCGGTCGCGGCAGCAAAGTCTGCGGTGTTCAGTCCCGCCACCAAGTCTGGCGTGCGGGTGAAGATGTGGTACCAACTCAAGATTCCGTTCAAGCTGTAA
- a CDS encoding DUF4388 domain-containing protein yields the protein MAFQGSLRELPLPDIIQLVAVSGKTGVFTLKNGAEAGKIFLRKGQIVHAVVSTLVGEHAVYELARWQQGEFLFTPGTESEVESIDKSNTNLLMEAARQIDEWKILSKKIGSTRMVPVFAPQEGLSSVSFSPSEWAVVSKVDERRNIDEIAAGLGHGAFEVCKVIYGMLTAGVLALREDLRRLPLDRLQRMSPDEQVRVAEQIYRFGQQLMTGQERGGQLDGALRLFRAEMESGRGADAVLDLVRACEKVVSAQLGPNQAKTFLDRVGQLLQPA from the coding sequence GTGGCCTTTCAAGGTTCGCTTCGTGAGTTGCCGCTGCCCGACATCATTCAGTTGGTGGCGGTATCGGGGAAGACCGGGGTCTTCACGCTGAAGAACGGCGCGGAGGCCGGAAAGATCTTTCTTCGCAAGGGCCAGATCGTGCATGCCGTCGTGAGCACGCTCGTCGGGGAGCATGCGGTCTACGAGCTGGCGCGCTGGCAGCAGGGCGAGTTCCTCTTCACCCCCGGAACCGAATCGGAAGTCGAGTCGATCGACAAGTCGAACACCAACCTCCTCATGGAGGCAGCGCGGCAGATCGACGAATGGAAGATTCTCTCCAAGAAGATCGGCTCGACCCGCATGGTCCCGGTGTTCGCTCCGCAGGAGGGGCTGAGCTCGGTTTCCTTCTCGCCCTCGGAGTGGGCGGTGGTCTCCAAGGTGGACGAGCGCCGCAACATCGACGAGATCGCAGCCGGCCTGGGGCACGGCGCCTTCGAAGTCTGCAAGGTCATCTACGGCATGCTCACCGCCGGAGTGCTGGCGCTGCGCGAGGATCTCCGGCGCCTGCCGCTCGATCGCCTGCAGCGGATGTCACCCGACGAGCAGGTGCGGGTAGCGGAACAGATCTACCGTTTCGGGCAGCAGTTGATGACCGGCCAGGAGCGCGGCGGCCAGCTCGATGGCGCGCTTCGGTTGTTCCGGGCCGAGATGGAGTCCGGGCGCGGCGCCGACGCCGTGCTGGACCTGGTTCGCGCTTGCGAGAAGGTGGTTTCGGCGCAGCTCGGCCCGAACCAGGCCAAGACCTTCCTCGATCGGGTCGGACAGCTCCTGCAGCCCGCTTGA
- a CDS encoding polyphenol oxidase family protein translates to MGEADRNGGRRFAVEPECVAGIPGWRDSSPSAEVRFVGRSADRGRGATLPAAWVGANRRAARMRQVHGATVLAAHAGSCGEGDALETTEAGLVLVVVTADCVPILLAGSGRVAAVHAGWRGFVGGIISAALAGFDDPGRVVAWIGPAIGPCCYEVGDEVADAVVARSSEAVRSPGPRGRPHLDLQLAAAAELARGGVAQVRTLAACTACHPGTLESYRREGKAAGRNLSLIWRRDGESDQEV, encoded by the coding sequence ATGGGAGAGGCCGATCGCAACGGTGGGCGCCGCTTCGCGGTCGAGCCGGAATGCGTCGCTGGAATCCCCGGCTGGCGCGACAGCTCACCTTCGGCGGAGGTTCGGTTCGTCGGGCGCAGCGCCGACCGCGGGCGCGGAGCGACACTCCCCGCGGCCTGGGTCGGAGCAAACCGTCGCGCGGCCCGAATGCGCCAGGTTCACGGCGCGACCGTTCTCGCCGCGCACGCCGGTTCCTGCGGCGAGGGGGACGCTCTGGAGACCACCGAGGCCGGCCTCGTGCTGGTCGTCGTCACCGCCGACTGCGTGCCGATCCTGCTCGCCGGGAGCGGTCGCGTCGCCGCCGTTCACGCCGGCTGGCGGGGCTTCGTGGGCGGCATCATCTCGGCGGCGTTGGCGGGGTTCGACGACCCCGGCCGGGTCGTCGCCTGGATCGGTCCGGCGATCGGCCCCTGCTGCTACGAGGTAGGAGACGAGGTGGCGGATGCGGTCGTCGCCCGAAGCTCGGAGGCCGTGCGTTCCCCCGGACCGCGCGGCCGGCCGCACCTCGACCTGCAGCTCGCGGCCGCGGCGGAGCTCGCCCGCGGCGGCGTCGCACAAGTGCGAACGCTCGCCGCCTGCACCGCGTGCCACCCTGGGACACTCGAGAGCTATCGCCGCGAGGGCAAAGCCGCGGGCCGCAATCTGAGCCTGATCTGGCGGAGGGACGGCGAGTCGGATCAGGAGGTCTGA
- the ruvC gene encoding crossover junction endodeoxyribonuclease RuvC, producing the protein MLILGLDPGSLHTGYGLIDCRAGTARAVAAGRWSAPPKLAVADRLKILADGLDELLQRFRPDFAALERPFHGVNSRSVIVLAEARGALLVTLARGGLRVEEYSPAEVKSAVTGSGRAEKGQVARMVGLLLGVATGAFPADATDALAVALCSSQRQSLRRLTEPEGVPK; encoded by the coding sequence ATGCTCATCCTCGGACTCGACCCTGGCAGCCTGCACACAGGCTATGGACTCATCGATTGCCGCGCCGGCACGGCGCGGGCGGTCGCCGCGGGTCGATGGTCGGCGCCGCCGAAGCTCGCTGTCGCCGATCGGCTGAAGATCCTCGCCGACGGTCTCGACGAGCTGCTGCAGCGTTTCCGGCCCGACTTTGCCGCCCTGGAGCGGCCTTTCCACGGCGTCAACTCGCGCTCGGTGATCGTCCTCGCCGAAGCGCGGGGCGCGCTGCTCGTCACCCTCGCGCGCGGCGGCCTGCGGGTCGAGGAGTACTCCCCCGCGGAGGTCAAGAGCGCGGTCACCGGCAGCGGGCGGGCCGAGAAGGGCCAGGTCGCGCGAATGGTCGGGCTCCTCCTCGGAGTCGCGACGGGCGCCTTTCCTGCCGATGCGACCGACGCCCTCGCCGTGGCGTTGTGCTCTTCACAACGGCAGAGTCTGCGTCGCCTGACGGAGCCTGAAGGTGTCCCTAAGTAG
- a CDS encoding OmpA family protein — protein MKKLPMILLLVGSCVAGLPALAQVSSAPTATGETGLFTLIDGWTLPRGEWSLGFQYNNWDRLVAPVPGGVAAPLTDDWDYDWNRLGASVGYGLSDRFELSLMVPYEDYSASDNRHRGFVNGRAFADDIEGSGIGNVRVGAKYQFFGDADAGKAFSMNAFVELPTGDEDEGIVTGDTGYGVGFNWNFAHNWLANVGYRDAGDANNFDVSEELLAGVGYAAAINDRFDWITELAATFYQGGDSNADDAFDLTTGGRYWFGENHTWAVNFGLRLELNQLSDTDEHCPVGGLVGLTLMPARFVPVVEPPPAPAPPPPPPAPAPAPAPAPAPAPAPPPPPAPTEVREEIAFPSSSERLSNIAKAKLDEVALRLKQSPAATALIIGHADNQGSDAVNQALGLRRAEAAKAFLVTRHQIDGSRIAVESRGSAEPIAANDTEAGREQNRRVVIVVTLP, from the coding sequence ATGAAGAAATTACCCATGATTCTGCTCCTGGTCGGCTCTTGCGTGGCTGGCCTTCCGGCCCTCGCACAGGTGTCGTCGGCCCCCACCGCGACCGGTGAGACGGGACTGTTCACCCTGATCGACGGCTGGACCCTGCCGCGCGGCGAATGGTCGCTCGGCTTCCAGTACAACAATTGGGATCGTCTCGTGGCGCCGGTGCCGGGCGGCGTCGCCGCGCCGCTCACCGACGACTGGGACTACGACTGGAACCGGCTGGGTGCCAGCGTCGGCTACGGTCTCTCCGACCGGTTCGAGCTCTCGCTGATGGTGCCGTACGAAGATTACTCGGCCTCCGACAACCGTCACCGTGGCTTCGTCAACGGCCGCGCCTTCGCCGATGACATCGAGGGCAGCGGCATCGGCAATGTCCGGGTCGGCGCCAAGTACCAGTTCTTCGGCGACGCGGATGCAGGCAAGGCGTTCTCCATGAACGCGTTCGTCGAGCTGCCGACGGGCGACGAGGATGAAGGCATCGTCACCGGCGACACCGGTTACGGCGTCGGTTTCAACTGGAACTTCGCTCACAACTGGCTGGCGAACGTCGGCTATCGCGATGCCGGTGACGCCAACAACTTCGACGTCTCCGAAGAGCTTCTGGCCGGCGTCGGCTACGCGGCCGCGATCAACGATCGCTTCGACTGGATCACCGAGCTCGCCGCGACCTTCTATCAGGGTGGCGACTCGAATGCGGACGACGCCTTCGACCTCACCACCGGCGGACGCTACTGGTTCGGCGAGAACCACACCTGGGCGGTCAACTTCGGACTCCGCCTCGAGCTGAACCAGCTCTCCGACACGGACGAGCACTGCCCGGTCGGCGGCCTCGTCGGCCTCACGCTGATGCCGGCCCGGTTCGTCCCGGTCGTCGAGCCGCCACCGGCTCCGGCGCCGCCGCCGCCGCCGCCCGCACCGGCGCCCGCGCCCGCACCGGCGCCCGCGCCCGCACCGGCTCCGCCGCCGCCGCCGGCTCCGACCGAGGTTCGTGAAGAGATCGCCTTCCCGAGCTCGAGTGAGCGCCTGTCGAACATCGCCAAGGCCAAGCTGGACGAGGTCGCGCTGCGCCTCAAGCAGAGCCCCGCAGCCACCGCGCTCATCATCGGTCACGCGGACAACCAGGGCAGCGACGCGGTCAATCAGGCTCTCGGCCTGCGCCGCGCCGAAGCAGCGAAGGCGTTCCTGGTGACCCGCCACCAGATCGACGGCAGTCGCATCGCGGTCGAGAGTCGGGGCAGCGCCGAACCGATCGCCGCGAACGACACCGAGGCCGGACGGGAGCAGAACCGGCGCGTCGTGATCGTGGTCACCCTGCCGTAA
- a CDS encoding permease-like cell division protein FtsX, with translation MSFLQALGYFLREAAIGLVRSLRVSLLAILTIAVSLFLSGMVLLVSKNLARTVHEWRAEARFVVYLAPEVDASSRAGLRALIEQAPWTRSLEEITPEAARTRFERSFPSLAELVTERGEGALPYSFEAVLEAVPSGESARFSAWVEELRARPEVALVDADQDWISQIETLLALIRGLGITLAAILLGASVFTIASVVRLTSFLYREEIAVMRLVGATEFYIRGPFYFEGILQGLLGGLMAAGALGAVHLMIEPRVASSMVAGALGANFLSPGELVALVAFGALAGWAGAVVSLSRESLEAPGS, from the coding sequence TTGAGTTTTCTGCAGGCGCTCGGATACTTCCTGCGCGAGGCCGCCATCGGGCTCGTGCGCAGCCTGCGCGTGAGCCTGCTGGCGATCCTCACCATCGCGGTGAGCCTCTTCCTGTCCGGAATGGTCCTCCTGGTGAGCAAGAACCTCGCGCGCACCGTGCACGAGTGGCGCGCCGAGGCACGCTTCGTCGTCTACCTCGCGCCCGAGGTCGACGCCTCCTCGAGGGCCGGCCTGCGCGCGCTGATCGAACAGGCGCCGTGGACCCGCAGCCTCGAGGAGATCACTCCAGAAGCGGCTCGGACACGCTTCGAGCGCTCCTTCCCGAGCCTCGCGGAGCTCGTCACCGAGCGCGGCGAAGGGGCGCTGCCGTACTCGTTCGAGGCGGTGCTCGAAGCCGTTCCTTCGGGCGAGAGCGCGCGCTTCTCTGCCTGGGTCGAGGAGCTTCGGGCGCGACCGGAGGTCGCCCTGGTCGACGCCGATCAGGACTGGATCAGCCAGATCGAGACCCTGCTCGCCCTGATTCGCGGCCTGGGGATCACCCTGGCGGCGATCCTGCTCGGCGCCTCGGTATTCACGATCGCGAGCGTCGTCCGGCTGACCTCCTTCCTTTATCGCGAGGAGATCGCAGTGATGCGCCTCGTCGGCGCCACCGAGTTCTACATCCGCGGCCCGTTCTACTTCGAGGGTATCCTGCAGGGCCTGCTCGGCGGACTGATGGCGGCGGGCGCGCTCGGCGCGGTTCATCTGATGATCGAACCCAGGGTCGCGAGCTCGATGGTCGCCGGCGCCCTCGGCGCCAACTTCCTCAGCCCGGGCGAGCTCGTCGCACTGGTCGCCTTCGGAGCGCTCGCCGGATGGGCCGGCGCCGTCGTCTCTCTCTCCCGCGAAAGCCTCGAAGCCCCCGGCAGCTGA
- the ftsE gene encoding cell division ATP-binding protein FtsE, which yields MIQFFGVSKRFPTGQSALDGINLEIARGEFCFITGASGAGKTTLLKLIFREDVPSSGQILVNGRNVSLIPRGKIPFLRRTIGVVFQDFRLIERKTIFENVAFLPRILGLDHGRQKRVAFEALRRVGLSHRMASFPSQLSGGEKQRVAIARALINEPEILIADEPTGNLDNDLSQEIVRLFLDIHLRGTTVLFATHDRALIESVGHRVLTLAQGKVVDDRPSRRSSAPRAEEPPGATAEVTGEGAASGDGS from the coding sequence GTGATCCAGTTCTTCGGCGTCTCGAAGCGATTTCCGACCGGACAATCGGCGCTCGATGGCATCAATCTCGAGATCGCCCGCGGCGAGTTCTGTTTCATCACCGGCGCGAGCGGGGCCGGCAAGACGACCCTGCTCAAGCTGATCTTCCGCGAGGACGTGCCGAGCTCCGGCCAGATCCTGGTCAACGGGCGCAACGTCTCCCTGATCCCGCGCGGCAAGATCCCGTTTCTCCGCCGGACGATCGGCGTGGTCTTCCAGGACTTCCGCCTCATCGAGAGGAAGACGATCTTCGAGAACGTCGCCTTTCTGCCCCGTATCCTGGGACTCGATCACGGCCGGCAGAAACGCGTCGCGTTCGAGGCGCTGCGCCGCGTCGGACTCTCGCACCGCATGGCGAGCTTCCCCAGCCAGCTTTCGGGAGGAGAGAAGCAGCGGGTCGCCATCGCGCGCGCGCTGATCAACGAGCCCGAGATCCTGATCGCCGACGAGCCGACCGGCAATCTCGACAACGATCTCTCGCAGGAGATCGTCCGTCTCTTTCTCGACATCCACCTGCGCGGCACCACCGTCCTGTTCGCCACCCACGACCGGGCACTCATCGAGAGCGTCGGGCACCGTGTGTTGACACTCGCGCAAGGCAAGGTCGTCGACGATCGGCCCTCGCGTCGCAGCAGCGCGCCGCGCGCAGAGGAGCCCCCCGGAGCGACGGCGGAAGTCACTGGCGAGGGAGCGGCGTCCGGGGACGGCAGTTGA
- the gatB gene encoding Asp-tRNA(Asn)/Glu-tRNA(Gln) amidotransferase subunit GatB, whose amino-acid sequence MLAWEPVIGLEVHVHLSTRSKIFCRCENRFGADPNTLVCPVCLGYPGTLPVVNSHAIELAATLALALDCEVHGASVFARKNYFYADLPKGYQISQFDRPLAERGTLPLTDHPRSIRVHRLHLEEDAGKLLHEWPGGGRLEDASLVDFNRCGVPLVEIVSEPEIASSAEAEDYLRSLHQLLMFTGASDGNMEEGSLRCDANVSLRRPGDDRLGTKVEIKNLNSFKNVARAIEYEIGRQAARLDEGLDVAQETRGFDADAGRSRSLRGKEAAHDYRYFPEPDLPALHLSAERLARLRAALPEMPWKRRERFVRELGLSPAEARDLIAARELADYFEAVVAGCPGSARAAANWVRNDLARELNERRAGLELAIEPARLAEIVRLVENGELSSSGARDLLGVIWTTGEGAREAMDRLGLAQVRDESQLAAWVNAVVRESPQQAAQFRAGRTQVLGFLVGQVMKRSAGRAEPRRVQELLTAALLEETTPGT is encoded by the coding sequence ATGCTTGCTTGGGAGCCGGTCATCGGGCTGGAGGTGCACGTCCACCTCTCGACCCGAAGCAAGATCTTCTGTCGTTGCGAGAACCGTTTCGGCGCCGATCCCAACACCCTGGTCTGCCCGGTCTGTCTCGGCTATCCCGGCACTCTGCCGGTCGTCAATAGCCACGCGATCGAGCTCGCGGCGACGTTGGCGCTCGCCCTCGACTGCGAGGTCCACGGAGCTTCGGTTTTCGCGCGCAAGAACTACTTCTACGCCGATCTGCCCAAGGGCTACCAGATCAGCCAGTTCGACCGGCCGCTCGCCGAGCGCGGCACGCTTCCGCTCACCGATCACCCGCGCTCCATTCGAGTCCATCGCCTGCATCTCGAGGAGGACGCCGGCAAGCTCCTGCACGAATGGCCCGGCGGCGGCCGCCTCGAGGACGCGAGCCTCGTGGATTTCAATCGCTGCGGCGTGCCGCTCGTCGAGATCGTCTCCGAGCCCGAGATCGCGAGCTCTGCGGAGGCCGAGGACTACCTGCGCAGCCTCCATCAGCTCCTGATGTTCACCGGCGCGAGCGACGGCAACATGGAGGAGGGCTCGCTGCGCTGCGACGCCAACGTTTCGCTCCGGCGCCCCGGGGACGACCGTCTCGGAACCAAAGTCGAGATCAAGAACCTGAACTCCTTCAAGAATGTCGCGCGCGCCATCGAGTACGAGATCGGACGGCAGGCCGCTCGCCTCGACGAAGGCCTGGATGTGGCCCAGGAGACGCGCGGATTCGACGCCGACGCCGGCCGGTCGCGCTCGCTGCGCGGCAAGGAGGCCGCCCACGACTATCGCTATTTCCCCGAGCCCGACCTGCCCGCGCTGCACCTCTCGGCCGAGCGTCTCGCTCGGCTGCGCGCGGCGCTTCCCGAGATGCCGTGGAAGCGCCGCGAGCGGTTCGTGCGGGAGCTCGGTCTCTCTCCGGCGGAGGCCCGCGACCTGATCGCGGCCCGCGAGCTCGCCGACTACTTCGAAGCCGTGGTCGCGGGCTGCCCGGGTTCGGCGCGCGCCGCCGCCAACTGGGTTCGCAACGACCTCGCGCGCGAGCTCAACGAGCGCCGCGCGGGACTCGAGTTGGCGATCGAGCCGGCGCGACTCGCGGAGATCGTGCGGTTGGTCGAGAATGGCGAGCTCTCCTCGAGCGGCGCGCGCGACCTGCTGGGCGTGATCTGGACGACGGGCGAGGGGGCCCGCGAAGCGATGGACCGGCTCGGCCTCGCCCAGGTACGCGACGAATCGCAGCTCGCCGCGTGGGTGAACGCAGTCGTGCGCGAGAGCCCCCAGCAGGCTGCCCAGTTCCGCGCCGGCAGGACACAGGTGCTCGGATTCCTCGTCGGCCAGGTGATGAAGCGCTCGGCAGGCAGGGCGGAGCCCCGGCGGGTCCAGGAGCTCCTCACCGCGGCGCTCCTCGAGGAGACGACCCCTGGGACCTGA
- a CDS encoding acetyl-CoA carboxylase carboxyltransferase subunit beta has product MAWFKKDKKPKAVRESRERSTVPEGLWLRCDGCREIVYSKELERNLRICPKCGYHFRIDAPARIALLLDDPGAKTLFDEVVPADPLGFTDTKRYADRLKAYQKALGVADAAIVVAGAIEEMPVVLAVMDYRFMGGSMGSVVGEKLTRAAEAARDRKLPLIIVSASGGARMQEGILSLMQMAKISAALMRLREAGVPYISVLTDPTTGGVTASFAMLGDLNIAEPGALIGFAGPRVIEQTIRQSLPEGFQRSEFLLEHGFLDLVVPRPELKATLARCLRHLA; this is encoded by the coding sequence ATGGCCTGGTTCAAGAAAGACAAGAAGCCGAAAGCCGTCCGTGAATCGCGCGAGCGCAGCACGGTGCCGGAGGGTCTCTGGCTGCGCTGCGACGGTTGCCGGGAGATCGTCTACTCGAAAGAGCTCGAGCGCAATCTCCGCATCTGCCCGAAGTGCGGCTACCACTTCCGCATCGACGCGCCGGCGCGCATCGCCCTGCTGCTCGACGATCCGGGTGCGAAGACCCTCTTCGACGAGGTCGTACCCGCCGATCCGCTCGGATTCACCGACACGAAGCGCTACGCCGACCGCCTGAAGGCCTACCAGAAGGCCCTCGGCGTCGCCGATGCCGCGATCGTCGTCGCCGGAGCCATCGAAGAGATGCCCGTGGTGCTCGCGGTCATGGACTACCGGTTCATGGGCGGCTCGATGGGCTCCGTCGTCGGCGAGAAGCTCACCCGCGCCGCCGAGGCCGCTCGTGATCGAAAGCTCCCGCTGATCATCGTCTCGGCCTCGGGGGGGGCGCGCATGCAGGAGGGCATCCTCTCGCTCATGCAGATGGCGAAGATCTCGGCCGCCCTGATGCGCCTGCGCGAGGCCGGGGTGCCCTACATCTCGGTGCTCACCGACCCGACGACCGGCGGCGTCACGGCATCGTTCGCGATGCTGGGCGACCTGAACATCGCCGAGCCCGGCGCCCTCATCGGCTTCGCCGGACCGCGCGTCATCGAGCAGACGATCCGACAGAGCCTCCCCGAGGGGTTCCAGCGCAGCGAGTTCCTGCTCGAGCACGGCTTCCTCGACCTCGTCGTGCCGCGGCCCGAGCTCAAGGCGACGCTCGCGCGCTGCCTGCGGCACCTCGCCTGA